In Acinetobacter sp. WCHAc010034, a genomic segment contains:
- a CDS encoding ion transporter: protein MALTAWYTLRKFVYNNLHNDDYETAFSRGLNYFLILLILGNAAAVLLESVNDIYQSYRLFFDLFENISIAIFSFEYLLRIWSAAEHEPFESAWKNRLKWVKSGGAVIDLLAILPAYINFFVPIDLRFLRILRLLRLLKLTRYFVSLQILLRVIEREKGAFQAVIFILSIMIVMAAASVYVVENKAQPEVFNSIPASMWWAVVTLTTVGYGDVTPITPLGRFLGAIITILGVGLAALPAGILANGLANELQQRKQFLELKFRELLQRSEIDLAADQEKIEEIRKEVGLTTEQTHDIILQLIREQREEALKQEREQYAYCPHCGKKLPEL, encoded by the coding sequence ATGGCGCTCACGGCTTGGTACACGCTTCGAAAATTTGTCTATAACAACTTGCATAATGATGACTATGAAACAGCATTCAGCCGCGGCCTCAACTATTTTCTAATTCTGCTGATTCTCGGCAATGCGGCCGCCGTGCTGCTGGAATCGGTCAATGATATCTATCAGTCCTACCGGTTATTCTTTGACCTTTTTGAAAATATCTCCATTGCTATTTTCAGCTTTGAATATCTGCTGCGGATCTGGTCGGCGGCTGAGCATGAGCCTTTTGAGTCGGCATGGAAAAACCGCCTCAAATGGGTGAAGAGCGGCGGCGCGGTGATTGACCTGCTGGCGATTTTGCCGGCCTATATCAATTTCTTTGTGCCGATCGACCTGCGTTTCTTAAGAATCCTGCGCTTATTGCGGCTGCTGAAGCTCACCCGCTATTTTGTTTCCCTGCAGATTTTGCTGCGGGTCATTGAGCGGGAAAAAGGCGCCTTTCAGGCGGTTATTTTTATTCTCAGCATCATGATTGTCATGGCGGCGGCCAGCGTCTATGTGGTGGAAAATAAAGCCCAGCCGGAGGTGTTCAACTCCATACCGGCGTCAATGTGGTGGGCCGTAGTGACTTTAACCACGGTCGGCTATGGCGATGTCACGCCGATTACCCCTTTAGGGCGCTTTTTAGGGGCAATTATCACTATTCTGGGGGTCGGGCTGGCGGCCTTGCCTGCCGGTATTCTGGCTAATGGCTTAGCCAATGAGCTGCAGCAGCGCAAGCAGTTTTTGGAGCTGAAATTCAGGGAACTGCTGCAGCGCTCTGAAATTGACTTGGCGGCGGATCAGGAAAAAATTGAGGAAATACGCAAAGAGGTCGGGCTGACGACGGAGCAAACCCACGACATTATTCTGCAGCTGATCCGCGAGCAGCGCGAAGAAGCGCTCAAGCAGGAGCGCGAGCAGTATGCCTATTGCCCGCATTGCGGCAAGAAACTGCCTGAATTGTAG